The genome window AGCACTGTGTACACACCAGCAAGATCTTTGTTTCTTGACACATTTCCTGCCACTCAAGGAAGCACCAGAGAGATAGGTTGTCAGCTGGGTACAGAGAAACACACAGGATCTTCTCTGTCTCCTAAAGGTAGccatggaggcagagatggaggCAGAATCCACTCTTCACAGGTTTCCACATAGAACATCACATATGTCTTTGTCATTTAAAACAATCAAGGTTTCCAGTGTAAAAATATGTGGGCTTATTGCATCTACCCTACGGatggtttatctttttctttccatcaGACTTGCCGCAAGGTTATGTGGctgttattttgttaatttccaAGGCTCTTACATTCACTGATCCTTCTAGGCATACAGGGAGAATTTCTACCAACATATAAACAACCCAAATGGTGAACCTGGAGAACCCTCTTCCCTTTCTAAACACAGGCAGACATGTAGCTGCTCCCTGGCACTTGAGAGGAGAAATCTTTCCTTCAACCTAAATCCCACTCAGATCAGCGGCTCCTCTGATTTTCCTGCTCACGGGCAGCACATGTGCCAGGCTCACGGCTCTTGTGCTGGTTGCCTGGAATTTAATTATATGTGAAAGTATCAGGTAGCCACATGGACACGTaccatgcgtgcacacacatgtacacacacacattttgggtTCTCCTTATAACTAAAATCAAAAGTCCTTGTGAGTGGAAGAAAGGAGGGCAGGGGTCCAGGGATAGGGAGTTGTCTGCTGACTTCTACATCCAGCTCCAGGCAGCAAATAATGGCTTGGCCGGAGCTGGGGAGGTTTGTGTCTAAATGTTTCCATGGAAAGAAAGTGCCTAGCTTCCTGGGGGTCTTATGGCAATGGCAGCTCCTGGGGTGCCCAGATCCCCTCGTTCTTGTGGCTCAGATTGTTGCTGGGGTCTCGGCTATCTCCTCCAGCCTCTGTCGAATCATTAGCCGGAGCACGGTGTACCTGGAGACAAGAAACAGGCTCAGGTGGAGAGCAGCCAGCAATGCACCACTCCCCAGGACCTTCCCCACCACCTGGGTAACACCAAGGTCACACCAGTTAACAGTGCATTGAAGTGCTCTGCTCCTTTGCTTCCATTACTGATCCCTCTTTAGCTACTTTGTTGCTTATGTTCATTCCTACAACACgatgagagaaaataaagagacCAAATCCAAATTAGATTATTTTACTATGGGTAGAAcatctggccaaaaaaaaaaaaaaagttaaaaaaaaaaacagcaataataaGCATTCTACGAATTCAGTGTGTTTGCTTACTATGTCCAAGACACTATGCATAGTACTTCATATGCACAGTAGCTCATGAACCCTCACCTAGGCTAGATGATATAAAATTGACCCTCTTGGGGATATACAGTTGAtgatatacagttgaccctctTGGGGATCCTACAAAAATGGCAACTTCATATGGTTCAACCTTATAACAGAACCTGCATTTTGCAGAAGAGGCCATAGCAGCTACTAGGCATGCAGGTCCGTGGCTTGGGGGGAGTTTCATTTTCACATGACTTCCCTGAGCTGTGGCACTGCAGCTACAGGAGTGGGCACTGCTGTGCAGGGATAAATGGGCATATTCCTTATGTTCAGGCTTTGTGCTGCacagaaaaagctatttttaaagtttaggacatagttggctgggcatggtggctcatgcctataatcccagcactttgagaggccgaggcggctggatcatttgaggtcaggagttcaagaccagcctgaccaacatggcaaaaccccatctctactaaaaatacacacacacacacaaaaaatagctagatatggtggtgcatgcctgcaatcccagctactggagaggctgaagcgggagaatcacttgagtctgggaggtagaagttgcagtgagccaagatcgcatcactgcactccagcctgagcaacagagcaagactctgtgtcaaacaacaacaacaacaacaacaacaacaaaaacttcaggacatagtaagtgttcagtgTGTTATCAGACTAGTTATGATCATCGATACAGCAAATCCAGCAGCGGCTTTATTCTGCAGTGGCAAAAATGAATCATTTATTCCACCTTATTCCACCATATCTATGAAAGGCAGTCTCTTCTACGACTAAACATTGCAAAGAAATCACAAAATCCTTCCCAGAAAGAAGCTTTATTTTTCAATCCAAAGGCAATTTCCAGAAGATAAATGttacagagggaggaagggggagaagaAAGGATTTTGGAGGCTCGGGCTACATCCACGGCCAAGACAGCCTTCCTGAAATCCCTGGAACCTCCGGGTCTTGGTTAGCACTCCTTGCCTTCACCCCTTCAGGCAAGGGGTGGTAACACTAGCCCCAGGGACTGCACTATCCCTTGAGGTTACCCCAGACTCTGCCCAAGTCTTTGTGAATAGTCCCTTCTTCAAACACCCGTCAAAGACCCTCATCGGAGTGAGCGTCTGTCTCCTGCTGGGAGCCTGATCATATACTTAAGAAACCAGCGTACAGTCACCTTCCCTATTTCTGAATCTAGACCCCAAAGAAATTTTAAACCAACACCTTCTTTTCAGAGTCTTTCCCTAAGAGGGAGGACAAGAGACACTTTGATGTCCCACATCAAAATGAGAAGCTGACACAAGAAGTAGATGAACACACTTAACTGTCATGTCCCCACTTGAAATCCAGGTTTGTCAATGGGCAGCCCTCCCAAGAAAGCCCAGAGACCCAGGCCCACACAGCAGCTCAGCACAGTCCCTGCGAGGACCCAGCAGAGGCCCCTCTGTTGAGGCCCCAGGAGAAGTGCACCCAGCGCCCTAGAAGCCACGCTTACTTGCGCATCAGCTTCTTTACTTCCCGATCTTCTTCCTCCTGGAGCTTCTGAATGAAGCTTTTAAGTACCGGCATCTCGAACTTTATATACTGGGCCACCTAGAGAGAAAGAAGCAAGTCTGGGTGAATGCCCTTCCCAGCATTACTCCAATTCCTTTCAGGGTTGTCCTCATACAAGGCACAAAGCCTTGGGAAGTCTATCTTTTTCAGACACCCAGGATTTCCTTAAAGGCAGGAGCCAAGCCTCATTCCTCACCAGGCTGGGAAGGAGTCTGTGATGATTGCGTCACTTACATGACACCATCTCATAACTTCTCATTTTTCATGTCATGCATTCAATTCTTGATGAGGTGACGCAAAACTCAGAAAAGTACTTTCCCTTGACACAGTGATGCAGAGAAAGAACTGAACCCATTATGTTTAATAAGCCCCTTTGTTCTCCCCTAAGAGAATGGAAGGAATCAGGGTTCCCAATGACGATTTGGGTCTCAAGGCTCAAACAAGCATCCAAATATGAACTTGCTTTGAAGAGGCTGTGGGCGGCTCTGGGGTGAGTTAAAGTTTACAAATGATGCCAGGCATcgaggttcatgcctgtaatcccagcactttgggaggctgaggcgggcggatcacttgaggtcaagagttcaagaccagctggccaacatggtgaaaccccatctctactaaaaatacaaaaattattcaggcacagtggtgcacacctgtggtcccagctactcaggggtctgaggcaggaaaatagcttgaaccagggaggtgccactgcactccagcctgggcaacagagcaacactccgtccccaaaaaaaaaaaaaaaatttaaaaaatggcttcCCTTTCCCCACCAGAATCCCCACCCTGCTCTATCAACTCTTATCCCTGGGATAAGCATATTTCTCTACCCTATTAATGTTGAGCTTGTCCACATGACTGGCTTTGGCCAGTGGAATGTGTGTGGACATGACACACCAAATCTGAGTGGAGGCTTCAAATATGCTTACATGATTTGGCCTGTTTTCTCATGCTCCACCATCTGCCATGAGGAGCACACCCATGTGCAGTAACTACTGCCCCAAAAGCCTGGGCCTCTGGGTGAGTCACACAGTGCAGACTTGAACTCAACCCACACTTAGAGTAGAGCCATTGCTACTAGACCATAGAATCATGGGCAAAaaagtaaatgtttgctgttgtAAGCTACTATGATTTGGAGATGTTTGTTACTGTAGCAAAAGCTGACTATTACATGGCTTACTTCTTGTATtacttttttgtgacagggtcttgctgtatctatcacccaggctgaagtgcagtggtgccatcacaggtcactgcagcctaaacgtcttgtgctcaagtgatcctcccacctcagcctcccaagtagctgggaccacatgcacacaccaccatgcccagttactttaaaattttttttgtagagacagagtctcactttgttgcctggaCTAGTCTCaaatccctggcctcaagcaatcctcctgcagtgaccacccaaagtgttgggattacaggagtaagccaccgcaACCAGCCAACTGCTAACTTCCTAGCATTGCTCAAAGAGTGTTTGCAGACACTTCTCATCCCCTAACAGTACCCTAGGAAAGCTCAGGCAATTGATTCCTTCTATGGAAATCACTTTCTGCCTGGGCATTCCTCCAGCAACTCCCTCAGGGCACACCTTCAACCTGGCTTCAAGAGAACCTGGTTCTGAAGAAGTGAAAGGGGGCATGGTCATTGGTCAAAAAAGTCATTCTATACCCCAGTTACAGGTGATCCAACCAAATCCCCACCCTCCTGAGGACAGACCACCTGACCCAAAGGGAACTCACGTCATAGGTGACTTCCTCCACCTGGTCCTTCTCCATTAGGAACACTTTGGAGACCTGCTCACATGGGCCCTGGAGGATTCGGGCAATCAGTGGGTAATCGGTGGCCTTCAGCTTCTGTTTCTCTGCAACCACACACAACCAGGAGCAGCCCTGAGGCCTTTCTCACATTAAGTAGTGGTCAATGCAGGGGTCCAAATGGACTAGGCACCTTGGGAGATGCCGCCATGTAAGTCAGGAGACTGACTTATAAATGAACGATTCCATAGGTGTTGTGAAAAGCAActtcctcccactccccacccctcaaGAATACCACCATGCCTCAAACTCCTTGGAGGAATTGGGTTTATCTGTCCCTTAAGAAAATCTAGTTCCTTTTTTAATAGGCAGTTAGGTTTAGAATTTGTTTACTGGCCATATAAGGCAATCCCTAGTGGACTCACACAGCAAGCCCATCAGACTTGAAGGCAAACAACATTTGGAAGTTTCCAAAACCCAAACAACAAGCAAAGGAGGCAGAGGTATTTTTTTAACTtgctattttgagttaattagaAGTTTTAAAGTACACCGTGGTCTTCAGACTTACCACCACTCGTATGGACCACGTACAAGGCAAACTCCTCTGCTGAATTCTCAATCTGAAGCAGGAGCAAAAGATACTTGTTGAAAGTATCTATTTAAACATCCCAACTTCGaggctttttctcttctttaacaaTGCAAAGCTAAGTCAATTTCAGGCTGTTTTGAGGGGAGAGCTATTTATCTACAACTCTCAGAAGTGATGAGAAGATCGAGAAGGCAGATGACTTTATCAATAATACAGTCTTGTGCTTAACCACgaggatgcattctgagaaatgtgtcactaGGCGATTTCGTTGTTGTGCAAGCATCGTAGAGTATACTTACAGAAACCTGGATGGCATAGCCTACTTCACACCTAGGCCATATGgtatatagcctattgctcctagtgtacaaacctgtacagcatgttactgtactcaaTGCTGTAAGCacttgtaacacaatggtaagcatttgtgtatctaaacatatctaaacacagaaaaggtaccaTAAAAAATGGATTATAATCTTACAGGACCACTGTCGTATATGTGGTGCGTCATTGACCAAATTGGTCGTTCTGTAGCACACGACTAGGATAGATGATAGCTATCATCTATTGCAGTGTGCCAGGCATAGTTCTACCAATGTTAAAGATTTCAACCCATCTAATGCTCACGACGATACTATAGCAAGGTCCTATTAACCTCATTTCATGATGATGAAGCAGAGGCAGGggcaggttaagtaacttgcccaattcATCCAACTAGCAGGTGCTCAATGGAGATTTGAACCCACAGCCTGTGTTCTTAGGTTGTTAGGCTACACtggcctctattaaaaataagaacaccTGGTCTCCAAAAGATCTCTGGTCTCCAAGAGATTGTGGAAAACACAGAGCAACAGAACTTTAAAAGCACTCCTGCACTATAATTTGCACATCTATTTAAGTATCATATTTCAAAGTAGGTTTCCCAACTGTGTCCCAGAAGTCAATCTTTGCACTGAGCCCAAAACCAGTCAGCAGGCCCCAGGGTCCTTCTAAAGTAGCCCATAAAGGATTTGAGGGCTGATGTTTCTCAAACTTCGGTAGGCATCCAAATCCCCTGCAGGCTTGTTAGACGGCATCCCTGGCCTACCCCTCACAATTTCTGATTTagtgggtctggggtggggcctgagaatctgaatttctaacaagcacccaggtgatgctgatgctgtggACTTTGTCCTGGATCGTGAGGATCTAAAGAACCGAAGCTCTCTGCTCAGCATCCCACAAACCACACAATTTCCATGGCTCCTTCCACAACCACTCTAGGGGGCCCAAGGCACACCTGTGACCCTATCTGTGGCCAGCCAGCAAAGGGAACTTGCCTTAAATTTGTTGAGCAGCAGCTTCAGGACCTGTGGGGTGGTCATGGTGCTGTTGATGCGGACGTTGGTGACAGAGCCATAGGCTGGTGTGAACACGGACGTCTGTCAATAGAAGGGCCCAGCTCAGGGTGGGAGTGGGAACAAGGACCCAGTGCTAAAATCCAGGTGCGGCACAGGACACAGTGACAACGATACTCAAAATGTACTCCCTGGGAGCCCCCGGCAGACTGGCAAGCAGCAGGCTATGTAGACAAAGCAACCCTCGGGGTTTGCATAATTCAGTTCATGCTCCACACTCAAAAAGACCCTTCCTCTGGGACTTCAGCACAAGGCTGTCTCTGACCACTCTCCCACCATGCGCTTGCCTCCAGGGGTAGGATTTGAACAAagcaggaggaaaggagggatcAGCAAGCTCGGGTGGGATGGGTGGTGCACTGACACCCCAGGTCTGAGGCCTGCAGCTCTGCTTCAGCTCTGGAAAAAGCCAGACCATACACCAGCTGGAGACACAGTGTGCGGGAAGAGGGTAACACATGGATTTTCTTGGGAGAGACTGATGAGCTGCGTTTATAGGGTCTTCAAGGCTACAGCAGGGACTGCTTTGTACAGCCCCACTGAATTCACCCACCACCTTAAGGGGAACCCACAGGGGGACTTTGAGGCTTCTGACCTGGGGTCCCTCAGCCCTCTGGAAGCCAGCAGGGCTTGCAGCCCACCCACAACCCAAAGACTAAACAGCAGCAAACACCTGGCTTCCCAGGCATCCACACCACCCACAATATGGCTGTAGCCCTGAGGTGCCATCTACCCAGGAAGAGGTTTTCCCCGTCCCCTGTCCCCCTGTCCACCTTACCTTATGGTTGTAGAAATGGCCGTTGATGGAGAAGCGGTGGCGTCTGATTCGACGCTGGTCACTAGGCGTCCTCACATTGCCACGGCGACGCACCCCAACATCACTGCGTGTGCGCATCAGCTGTGGGGTGTCCTCCTGCAGGGGCTTCAGGCCCCTGGAGtctgagagaggagagggaaatgaATTCTGTCTGTCTGGACCTTGGACATGGCACATGGTCCCCAATTTGTGGCCAGTGCTACAGCACccactgtctccaaaaatatatattttatacaaataatgtTTTCTGCTGGGGGAAAAACATAATGCAGAATTTACAGAGAAGCTATACAGTGAAAAGTTCAGAGACCAGACTTCAGAGACGgactccctgggttcaaatccctgctcCACAATTGCCACATATCACTAACCTCTCTGTCCCTCGGtgtttttatacataaaatagggataataataacaCCCATCTCAGAGGGTTGCTGAGGGTTTAAGTGAGTTAatatacataaagcacttagaatagtgcctggcacaggagaAGCATGATATAAGAGCTAACAAGATACTGCAAACGAGctctgacacatgctacacatggatgaaccttgatgacattatgctaagtgcaaCAAGCCAATAACAAAACAGCAAATACTGAatggttccacttatatgaggtacttagagtgTACCTCATGTAATTGAAGTACACTGTAAGTACATTCTAGGTACATTCAAAAttacagagacagagagtagaatggtggttgccaggggctagaggGAGAAGGATATGGGGAGTTATTGGGAGttaaatgggtacagagtttcagtttcacAAGATGGAAAgcgttctggagatggatggtggtgatggttgcacaacattatgagtgcatttaatacca of Symphalangus syndactylus isolate Jambi chromosome 24, NHGRI_mSymSyn1-v2.1_pri, whole genome shotgun sequence contains these proteins:
- the RASSF2 gene encoding ras association domain-containing protein 2, which codes for MDYSHQTSLVPCGQDKYISKNELLLHLKTYNLYYEGQNLQLRHREEEDEFIVEGLLNISWGLRRPIRLQMQDDNERIRPPPSSSSWHSGCNLGAQGTTLKPLTVPKVQISEVDAPPEGDQMPSPTDSRGLKPLQEDTPQLMRTRSDVGVRRRGNVRTPSDQRRIRRHRFSINGHFYNHKTSVFTPAYGSVTNVRINSTMTTPQVLKLLLNKFKIENSAEEFALYVVHTSGEKQKLKATDYPLIARILQGPCEQVSKVFLMEKDQVEEVTYDVAQYIKFEMPVLKSFIQKLQEEEDREVKKLMRKYTVLRLMIRQRLEEIAETPATI